DNA sequence from the Methanofollis formosanus genome:
AGACAAAGGAGTACCAGAAATCAAAGACCGTGTCTTTGATCTGGTAGACGCCGCGCCTGGTATCCACCAGAATGGGCAGTTCGCGCTCCACGATCCCGAGGCGGATCATGCCCTCGAGATAGGGATAGATCTGGCGGGTGTCCATGCCGCAGAACTGCGCGATGGCGCCCGGTGCGGTGTTGCCCTCGGCGATGGCGTTGATGATCGACTGGTAGGTCTTGAGTTCCCGGAACTCCTGGGAGAGGATGAAGTAGGGCTCGCGGTAGAAGTAGCCAAAGCGGGAGAAGAACTCCCGCTCGACAAATGTGGAGAATGCATCGTAGTCCCCGGCCTTGAGCAGGTATTCGGGGACGCCGCCGATGGCGAGGTAGGTCCGCAGGGCGTCCGGGAAGGATTGGTCAAGGAATCTTCTGGCATGGACGAAGGGCAGGGCTTCGAGGAGCATGTCCCTGGTCCGCCTGCCGTAGAGAGGGGAGGTGGCCGAGAGGGCGAGGTCGCTCATGAGCCCGAGCATCGAGCCGCAGAGGAGGATGCACCAGTTCGAGCCGGCGAGTTCGGTGTCCCAGGCCTTCTGGAGTGCCGAGAGGATCGAGGGATCGTTTTTGATGAGGTACGTGAACTCGTCGATGACGAGGTAGGCCCGTGTGGCGAGAGGTTTTCGGGCGAGGTAGGTGAAGATCTGGTCCCAGGTCTCGATGTGGAGGGAGGCGAGGAGGTCGTCGTCGAAGAAGGCCGCACACGCTGCCTGGAACTGTTTGATCTGGAGCGGCGCTGCGACGTCCTCGGAGAAGGAGAGGATGCCCTCTTTTCCCTGCACGAACTCGGCGAGGAGCCTGGTCTTCCCGATCCGGCGCCGACCGTACAGGATGACCATCCGTCCGCCCGGCTTCTGCCACTCCTCCTCAAGGAGGCGGCGCTCCTCCTCCCGGTCGACGAAGGGTCTAATCATGATTAGTACTAATCTGGATTAGTAATAATGGTTGCGCAGGACCCGGTGATTACCACTCCCGCTCCCCCTCCGTCCCCTCGCAGAGCATCCGATAATCACACCGACTGCACCCGTACCCCGTCACCGCCGGGAACGCCCCCGCCCGGATCTGCTCGATGTCGGCCGACACCCGCGCCCTGAACGCCCCGACCGTCTCCTCGGTCGGGAGATAACTCCACTCCTTCTTCTCCCGCACAAAGAAGAAAGTCGCCCGCTCGGGAAGGTCGCCAAAGATCTCCCTGACGGCGAGGGAGTAGAGGTTGAGCTGGATGTTTTCAGGGAGACGCTTCTTGGTGATCGAGGTCGTGCCGCCCGACTTGTAGTCGA
Encoded proteins:
- a CDS encoding ATP-binding protein — its product is MIRPFVDREEERRLLEEEWQKPGGRMVILYGRRRIGKTRLLAEFVQGKEGILSFSEDVAAPLQIKQFQAACAAFFDDDLLASLHIETWDQIFTYLARKPLATRAYLVIDEFTYLIKNDPSILSALQKAWDTELAGSNWCILLCGSMLGLMSDLALSATSPLYGRRTRDMLLEALPFVHARRFLDQSFPDALRTYLAIGGVPEYLLKAGDYDAFSTFVEREFFSRFGYFYREPYFILSQEFRELKTYQSIINAIAEGNTAPGAIAQFCGMDTRQIYPYLEGMIRLGIVERELPILVDTRRGVYQIKDTVFDFWYSFVFPNREAIETDTLLPSSLAMDRYFGKPFERFVRREVVPAILPGSRTGRWWWKGEEIDLVAVDDSVRRIVFGECKWGGLSLREARGVFSRLERKAAKVRHEHYPEERYLLVAGNVEGKEELRAEGYLVYDLADIEVLMGGA